One window from the genome of Armatimonadota bacterium encodes:
- a CDS encoding long-chain fatty acid--CoA ligase, producing the protein MVITQPRPVLTSTVPGLFFAQAARQPARVALRRKRFGIWHRITWEEYAGAVRHVANALLSLGVQRGERVGLIGENRPEWLFADLGIQSAGGATTGIYTTSSPEQTHYILEHAGCRVFIVESEEQLDKALEIRDRLPLLEHIVVMDPEGLRTFQDPMVMMWDQFLALGQDHARRRPYALDERMVEIRPEDMAVLIYTSGTTGPPKGAILTHHNIVWTTEVLDKANPVSSTDELLSYLPLSHIAERQFSVFLPIRWGYTVNFIENVDTVMQNFVEVAPSLVFGVPRIWEKIFSVVTLRIKENDIFKRAAYWAAIGLSYRAARRRFSRRAVPAWLHAAVRLGDGLVLRPLRHRLGLNRVRVAYSAGAPISPDLLLYFWALGVPMREIYGQTEDSGPTSMHQGDAVKLGTVGHPIPGVEIRIAEDGEILVRGPNVFAGYFRDPEATAAALKDGWLYSGDIGEFDEEGYLRITDRKKDLFVTSAGKNIAPQYIENKLKASPYINDAVAIGDRQRYIVALVVIDEENVTKWAQDRRLPFTTYSDLAANPDVRALIEGEVAEVNKTLSSPEQVRRFAILQKRMYAEEGDVTPTLKVKRKTIMEKYKDVIAELYRG; encoded by the coding sequence ATGGTCATCACCCAGCCCCGTCCGGTACTTACCAGCACTGTCCCCGGCCTCTTCTTCGCCCAGGCCGCACGCCAGCCCGCGCGCGTCGCGTTGCGGCGAAAGCGCTTCGGGATCTGGCACCGCATCACCTGGGAGGAGTACGCCGGAGCGGTGCGGCACGTGGCCAACGCCCTGCTGTCCCTCGGCGTGCAGCGAGGCGAACGGGTCGGCTTGATCGGCGAGAACCGGCCGGAGTGGCTGTTCGCCGATCTCGGCATCCAGTCCGCCGGCGGCGCAACGACCGGGATCTACACCACCAGCAGCCCCGAGCAGACCCACTACATCCTGGAGCATGCCGGCTGCAGGGTGTTCATCGTAGAGAGCGAGGAGCAGCTCGACAAGGCCCTGGAGATCCGCGACCGACTGCCTCTCCTCGAGCACATCGTCGTCATGGACCCCGAGGGCCTGCGGACGTTCCAGGACCCCATGGTCATGATGTGGGACCAGTTCCTCGCGCTCGGGCAGGACCACGCGCGCCGCCGCCCGTATGCCCTGGACGAGCGCATGGTCGAGATCCGGCCCGAGGACATGGCGGTGCTCATATACACGTCCGGGACGACCGGGCCTCCCAAGGGCGCGATCCTGACCCACCACAACATCGTCTGGACCACCGAGGTTCTCGACAAGGCAAACCCGGTCAGTTCCACCGATGAGCTCCTCTCGTACCTGCCGCTGTCGCACATCGCGGAGCGGCAGTTCTCGGTGTTCCTGCCGATCCGGTGGGGTTACACGGTCAACTTCATCGAGAACGTTGACACGGTAATGCAGAACTTCGTCGAGGTGGCGCCCTCGCTGGTGTTCGGGGTGCCGCGGATTTGGGAGAAGATCTTCTCGGTGGTTACCCTGCGCATCAAGGAGAACGATATCTTCAAGCGGGCTGCATACTGGGCCGCGATCGGGCTGTCGTACCGGGCGGCACGCAGGCGCTTCTCGCGCCGCGCCGTGCCTGCCTGGCTGCACGCGGCCGTCCGGTTGGGCGACGGGTTGGTACTGCGTCCGCTGCGGCACCGCCTGGGCCTGAACCGGGTCCGCGTAGCGTACTCGGCCGGCGCGCCGATCTCGCCGGACCTGCTGCTCTACTTCTGGGCCCTGGGCGTGCCCATGCGAGAGATCTACGGCCAGACCGAGGACTCGGGGCCGACCTCGATGCACCAGGGTGACGCGGTCAAGCTCGGCACCGTCGGTCACCCAATCCCCGGCGTCGAGATACGGATCGCCGAGGACGGCGAGATACTGGTACGCGGCCCCAATGTCTTCGCCGGCTACTTCCGCGACCCAGAGGCCACGGCCGCGGCGCTGAAGGACGGCTGGCTCTACTCGGGCGACATCGGCGAGTTCGACGAGGAGGGCTATCTGCGCATCACCGACCGCAAGAAGGACCTCTTCGTCACCTCGGCGGGCAAGAACATAGCCCCCCAGTACATAGAGAACAAGCTCAAGGCGAGCCCGTACATCAACGACGCGGTCGCGATCGGCGACCGCCAGCGCTACATCGTGGCCCTGGTGGTGATTGACGAGGAGAACGTCACCAAATGGGCACAGGACCGGCGCCTGCCGTTCACGACCTACAGCGATCTGGCCGCCAATCCCGACGTGAGGGCGCTGATCGAAGGCGAGGTCGCCGAGGTCAACAAGACGCTCTCCTCGCCCGAGCAGGTGCGGCGCTTCGCGATCCTCCAAAAGCGGATGTACGCCGAGGAGGGCGACGTGACGCCGACCCTCAAGGTGAAGCGGAAGACGATCATGGAGAAGTACAAGGACGTGATCGCGGAGCTGTATCGGGGGTAG
- a CDS encoding type II toxin-antitoxin system VapC family toxin — MKFWDASALVPLCLMESSTAAVRAILSRDPQIAAWWASPVECWSAFARLRREGVIDLAGEEAARAILLAYQRAWNEISPGEEVRRHASRLLRFHPFRAHDALQLAAALTWAGGADGSEAVILDNRLREAARLEGMAVLP; from the coding sequence ATGAAGTTCTGGGACGCGTCGGCGCTGGTTCCTCTGTGCCTCATGGAGTCCAGCACTGCAGCCGTCCGAGCGATCCTCTCCCGCGATCCGCAAATCGCCGCCTGGTGGGCGTCACCGGTGGAGTGCTGGTCGGCGTTCGCCCGCCTCCGGAGGGAGGGCGTCATTGATCTCGCCGGGGAGGAGGCTGCGCGAGCCATCCTGTTGGCCTATCAGCGCGCGTGGAACGAGATCTCCCCTGGGGAGGAAGTCCGCCGGCATGCGAGCCGTCTGCTCCGGTTTCACCCATTCCGCGCGCACGACGCCTTGCAGCTCGCCGCAGCGCTCACATGGGCTGGAGGGGCTGATGGCAGCGAGGCGGTGATTCTGGACAACCGGCTCCGAGAGGCCGCTCGCCTGGAGGGTATGGCGGTTCTGCCCTAG
- a CDS encoding type II toxin-antitoxin system prevent-host-death family antitoxin: protein MKRVPITELKARLSEHLEAVKAGEEITVTDRGRPIARLTPIAPQEQPDARIEQLVRVGLARPPIAPLPPDIWDWPRPEDPEGRALAALIEERREGR, encoded by the coding sequence TTGAAGCGCGTGCCGATAACTGAACTGAAGGCCCGCCTCAGCGAGCACCTAGAGGCCGTAAAAGCCGGAGAGGAAATAACGGTGACGGATAGGGGCCGGCCCATAGCACGGTTGACCCCCATTGCCCCTCAGGAGCAGCCTGATGCCAGAATCGAGCAGCTTGTCAGGGTGGGATTAGCCAGACCCCCAATCGCGCCGCTGCCGCCCGACATCTGGGACTGGCCACGACCAGAAGACCCCGAGGGGCGCGCACTGGCGGCTTTGATTGAGGAACGGCGGGAGGGGAGATGA
- a CDS encoding ABC transporter ATP-binding protein: protein MTDAGGARDGQTRAAGRTAGDPLLRVRNVETAYYGRLTVLRGVSMEVLSGQVVTILGSNGAGKSTLLKTIMGYIPDQPEKGTIEVLGRRVNGWDPEDIARLGVAYIPEGRGIFPELTVHENLRLGAYPRSDGAVAADFEAMEARFPMLRERRRQFAGTLSGGEQQMLALARALMSRPKLLLLDEPSLGLAPRIVGEVFRIIREIHTAGTAMLLIEQNARQALGVAHYGYVLESGRIVLEGISTRLEADPNVQELYLGMVREESVKGFRRFKVRRRWA, encoded by the coding sequence ATGACGGACGCCGGCGGCGCGCGCGACGGGCAGACCCGGGCCGCGGGGCGCACCGCGGGCGATCCGCTGCTGCGGGTCCGCAACGTCGAGACGGCCTACTACGGCCGGTTGACCGTGCTCCGCGGCGTCTCAATGGAGGTCCTCTCCGGCCAGGTAGTCACCATCCTGGGATCCAACGGCGCGGGCAAGAGCACGCTGCTGAAGACGATCATGGGGTACATCCCGGACCAGCCGGAGAAAGGCACCATCGAGGTCCTGGGCCGGCGCGTCAACGGATGGGACCCCGAGGACATCGCCCGGCTGGGGGTGGCGTACATCCCTGAGGGCCGCGGCATCTTCCCGGAGCTGACCGTGCACGAGAACCTGCGCCTGGGCGCCTATCCACGCAGCGATGGGGCCGTGGCCGCCGACTTCGAGGCGATGGAAGCCCGCTTCCCGATGCTGCGCGAGCGGCGCCGGCAGTTCGCGGGCACGCTCTCCGGCGGCGAACAGCAGATGCTCGCCTTGGCGCGCGCGTTGATGAGCCGGCCCAAGCTGCTGCTGCTAGACGAGCCCTCGTTGGGCCTCGCCCCCCGCATCGTGGGCGAGGTGTTCCGGATCATCCGGGAGATCCACACCGCGGGGACCGCCATGCTCCTGATCGAGCAGAACGCCCGGCAGGCGCTGGGGGTCGCGCACTACGGCTACGTGCTGGAGAGCGGCCGGATCGTGCTGGAGGGCATCAGCACGCGTCTGGAGGCCGACCCGAACGTGCAGGAGCTCTACCTCGGCATGGTCCGGGAGGAGTCGGTCAAGGGTTTCCGGCGGTTCAAGGTCAGGCGGCGCTGGGCGTAG
- a CDS encoding ABC transporter ATP-binding protein, with product MNAQPLLETTGLSIAFGGIAALDRVDLAVGARELVSVIGPNGAGKTTLFNCICGLYRPDAGVTRFQDEPLPRRPDAVARRGIARTFQNLELFRNSSVLDNVMLGRHLHIKTSFVDAALGTPRWKRDEVRHRRRVEEILDFLDLQATRRRRVGDLPMGQQRLVEIARALATEPILLLLDEPSSGMTAEEKADLVFRIKDIREEWGITVVLVEHDLKIVMGISDWIAVLDHGVKIAQGTPDVIQRDPAVITAYLGETA from the coding sequence ATGAACGCGCAGCCGTTGCTGGAAACCACGGGCCTCTCAATCGCGTTCGGCGGTATCGCCGCCCTCGACCGCGTGGACCTAGCCGTGGGCGCGCGAGAGCTGGTTTCTGTGATCGGCCCCAACGGCGCCGGCAAGACGACGCTCTTCAACTGCATCTGCGGGCTCTACCGGCCGGACGCCGGGGTAACACGGTTCCAGGATGAGCCGCTGCCACGGCGTCCCGACGCAGTGGCCCGGCGCGGCATCGCCCGCACCTTTCAGAACCTCGAGCTGTTCCGCAACAGCTCGGTGCTCGACAACGTGATGCTCGGACGCCACCTGCACATCAAGACCTCATTTGTGGACGCGGCGCTGGGCACGCCCCGGTGGAAGCGGGACGAGGTGCGGCACCGCCGCAGGGTCGAGGAGATCCTGGACTTCCTCGACCTCCAGGCGACCCGCCGCCGTCGGGTGGGCGATCTTCCCATGGGCCAGCAGCGCCTGGTCGAGATAGCCCGAGCGCTGGCCACGGAACCTATCCTCCTGCTGCTCGACGAACCCTCATCGGGCATGACCGCGGAGGAGAAGGCCGATCTGGTCTTCAGGATCAAGGACATCCGGGAGGAGTGGGGCATCACGGTCGTGCTGGTGGAGCACGACCTGAAGATCGTCATGGGGATCTCGGACTGGATCGCGGTGCTCGATCACGGGGTGAAGATAGCGCAGGGCACGCCGGATGTGATCCAGCGCGACCCGGCCGTGATAACCGCCTACCTGGGGGAAACGGCATGA
- a CDS encoding branched-chain amino acid ABC transporter permease, whose protein sequence is MDADQDVLQGLAVVTQLAQYLVGGLATGSLYALVALGVVLLYRSSRVLNFAHGDIATLGTFVAFTLLGRKLPFSLAVAGGLAAAALVGVLFFFFVLRPAKEASLLGKIVLTLGLALVLGGAVQVVWGTETLVFPFPLSDTRIYRVGQVVVSETSLGTIVTGIVLMTLLYVLVQGTKVGLAMRAVAQNADAAQALGIPARRIYALTWGLAGALGGAAGVLLAPVVFLDPFMMLDPFLKGFAAAVMGGMDSLPGAVLGGFLLGIAESVFAGYISFKFKTTMAFAVIILVLLVRPEGLLGRVYHRRV, encoded by the coding sequence GTGGATGCGGATCAAGATGTACTTCAAGGCCTGGCCGTTGTGACACAACTGGCGCAGTACCTGGTAGGGGGCCTCGCGACCGGCAGTCTCTACGCGCTGGTAGCGTTGGGCGTTGTGCTCCTCTACCGCAGTTCCAGGGTGCTGAACTTCGCGCACGGCGACATCGCGACCCTGGGAACCTTCGTAGCGTTTACCCTGCTCGGCCGCAAGCTGCCGTTCTCGCTCGCGGTGGCCGGCGGCCTGGCCGCGGCGGCGTTGGTGGGGGTACTGTTCTTCTTCTTCGTACTCCGGCCCGCAAAGGAAGCCTCGCTCCTGGGCAAAATCGTGCTCACCCTGGGCCTCGCCCTGGTGCTCGGCGGCGCCGTGCAGGTCGTTTGGGGAACCGAAACGCTGGTGTTCCCCTTCCCTCTCTCGGACACGCGGATCTACCGGGTGGGGCAGGTCGTCGTCAGCGAGACGAGTCTGGGCACGATCGTCACCGGGATTGTCCTGATGACCCTGCTGTATGTCCTGGTACAGGGCACCAAGGTCGGCCTGGCCATGCGGGCGGTCGCGCAGAACGCCGACGCGGCACAGGCACTGGGCATCCCAGCCCGCCGGATCTACGCCCTCACATGGGGCCTTGCCGGGGCCCTGGGAGGGGCTGCCGGCGTGCTTCTGGCTCCGGTGGTCTTCCTCGACCCTTTCATGATGCTCGACCCGTTCCTCAAGGGGTTTGCGGCGGCGGTCATGGGCGGGATGGACAGTCTCCCAGGGGCCGTCCTAGGGGGATTCCTGCTCGGGATCGCCGAAAGCGTGTTCGCGGGGTACATCTCGTTCAAGTTCAAGACCACGATGGCCTTCGCCGTGATCATCCTTGTGCTGCTAGTCCGGCCCGAAGGCCTGCTCGGCCGCGTGTACCACAGGAGGGTATGA
- a CDS encoding branched-chain amino acid ABC transporter permease, with protein MAANVIVAVGLNMLVGFTGLISLGHAGFVAIGAYASGLLAARLGLPWYAAWVGAAAITAGFGFLVGLPALRLTGPYLAIATLGFGIAVYQVLVNWTALSGGRTGLPIQQLSLGIAGLTPTQQLYCVAVGAAVVLSWVGYNLARSHVGRAFAAIRDSDIAAEVTGVNLLWYKTLAFAISAAYAGVAGAIVAQALRHLEPQSFTFLESITYFAMVVIGGLGTVSGAIIGAVILTLLPHYLSGLKQWLPIFYGAAIILMMMVEPRGIYGRWMRIKMYFKAWPL; from the coding sequence ATGGCGGCCAACGTGATCGTGGCGGTCGGCCTGAACATGCTGGTCGGGTTCACCGGGCTCATCTCGCTGGGACATGCCGGCTTCGTGGCCATCGGCGCCTATGCCTCGGGTCTGCTGGCTGCCCGGCTCGGGCTTCCCTGGTACGCGGCCTGGGTCGGCGCGGCGGCGATCACCGCCGGATTCGGCTTCCTCGTCGGCCTGCCGGCGCTTCGCCTGACAGGCCCCTACCTGGCCATCGCAACGTTGGGATTCGGTATCGCCGTCTACCAGGTGCTCGTCAACTGGACCGCGCTGTCCGGCGGACGCACTGGCCTGCCGATCCAGCAACTGTCCTTGGGAATCGCCGGGTTGACGCCAACCCAGCAGCTCTACTGTGTGGCTGTCGGCGCGGCCGTCGTGCTCTCGTGGGTCGGCTACAACCTTGCCCGGTCGCACGTCGGCCGCGCATTTGCCGCCATCCGCGATAGCGACATCGCCGCCGAGGTTACCGGGGTGAACCTGCTCTGGTACAAGACCCTGGCGTTTGCGATCAGCGCCGCCTACGCCGGGGTCGCGGGCGCCATCGTGGCGCAGGCGCTGCGGCACCTGGAGCCCCAGTCGTTCACCTTCCTTGAGTCCATCACCTACTTCGCGATGGTCGTCATCGGAGGGCTGGGAACGGTTTCCGGCGCGATCATCGGCGCCGTCATCCTGACGCTCCTGCCCCACTACCTGAGCGGGCTCAAGCAGTGGCTCCCAATCTTCTACGGCGCGGCTATCATCCTCATGATGATGGTTGAGCCACGTGGGATCTATGGCCGGTGGATGCGGATCAAGATGTACTTCAAGGCCTGGCCGTTGTGA
- a CDS encoding 2-oxoacid:acceptor oxidoreductase subunit alpha: MFGKKPCFPLVVRVGRSGFVSFGPCYTLPIRVSPISARARPHIAARAGRKDRTQVVVNNLKLLVGGVQLRDAVTTVTDILGKLFVRAGLHVLAMERGYASTIYGAHQFDPMVVAATPPLSYGDDRTDVLVSLEHDTNPDSPIKPNRDTILRHGKNLKEGGVLIYDNSTETVEVGELQARGVKVFPLPARQIAQRELKMEVTKNTIVTGALLRLLEFDMDYALFGAYLEGRFLSKGRGVVDINLEAARRGRAAVEEILSSNGWDSVGYRLEPQPSSVPNLLLTGNEAIAMGSILAGCRFYSGYPITPATSILEFLEKHLPRYGGRVLQGQNERESIRAAIGASIAGVRSAVGSSGPGISLKVEEFGLAGATETPLVIVDTQRAGPATGMPTKSEQGDLAMAIYAGHGEIPRIVLSAGTIEECYSLAFEAFDLADKYQCPVFLLSDLTLTDGRKNLPETYFTENQKPVVRHGLVRAADPGGDGYKRFAITESGISPRSIVGTPGAIFKVSGTEHDETGLITTDPPKRKAIFEKRMRKMQTYLKEDAKPPQVFGSPDGVPLLIGWGSTKMPLLDAQARLRSEGMETCVIYFTHIWPFPVHLVAPLLRQGSVLIVVEQNYSGQLADVIQQECLIETRRVLKYNGRPFYTADIAGGVRQVLAGGPGVVRVGEEAPDAAVETVPEGD; this comes from the coding sequence CTGTTCGGGAAGAAGCCCTGCTTCCCTCTCGTTGTCAGGGTAGGTCGAAGCGGATTCGTTTCCTTTGGGCCATGCTATACTCTACCCATCCGTGTCTCCCCGATCTCAGCGCGGGCTCGCCCGCACATCGCCGCCCGCGCCGGTAGAAAGGACCGAACCCAGGTGGTTGTCAACAACCTCAAGCTGCTCGTAGGGGGTGTTCAGCTCCGCGACGCGGTTACCACGGTCACAGACATCCTCGGGAAGCTGTTCGTACGGGCCGGGCTGCACGTCCTGGCCATGGAGAGGGGATACGCCTCGACGATCTACGGCGCCCATCAGTTCGATCCGATGGTCGTAGCGGCGACCCCCCCGCTCTCCTACGGCGACGATCGCACCGACGTCCTCGTATCCCTGGAGCACGACACGAACCCCGACTCCCCAATCAAGCCCAACCGCGACACCATACTGCGGCACGGCAAGAACCTGAAGGAAGGCGGGGTCTTGATCTACGACAACAGCACCGAGACCGTGGAGGTCGGCGAGCTCCAGGCGCGCGGGGTCAAGGTATTTCCTCTGCCCGCCCGCCAGATCGCGCAGCGCGAACTCAAGATGGAGGTAACCAAGAACACGATCGTCACCGGCGCGCTGCTGCGCCTGCTCGAGTTCGACATGGACTACGCCCTGTTCGGCGCCTACCTGGAAGGGCGGTTCCTGAGCAAAGGGCGTGGGGTCGTTGACATCAACCTCGAGGCCGCGCGCCGCGGCAGGGCCGCGGTTGAGGAGATACTGTCGAGCAACGGCTGGGATTCTGTTGGCTACCGGCTGGAGCCGCAACCATCCTCGGTTCCCAACCTGCTGCTGACCGGCAACGAGGCGATCGCGATGGGTTCCATCCTGGCGGGCTGCCGGTTCTATTCGGGTTACCCCATCACACCGGCCACCTCGATCCTGGAGTTCTTAGAGAAGCACCTGCCGCGATACGGGGGCCGGGTGCTGCAGGGCCAGAACGAGCGTGAATCCATCCGGGCGGCGATCGGCGCCAGCATCGCGGGGGTCCGCAGCGCCGTCGGATCGTCGGGGCCCGGGATCTCCCTGAAGGTCGAGGAGTTCGGGCTGGCAGGGGCCACCGAGACGCCGCTGGTCATCGTTGACACGCAGCGGGCAGGCCCTGCGACCGGCATGCCCACGAAGAGCGAGCAGGGCGACCTGGCGATGGCGATCTACGCCGGACACGGCGAGATCCCGCGGATCGTGCTCTCGGCAGGGACCATCGAGGAGTGCTACTCGCTCGCGTTCGAGGCGTTCGACCTGGCCGACAAGTACCAGTGTCCGGTCTTCCTGCTCAGTGACCTGACCCTCACGGACGGTCGCAAGAACCTCCCCGAGACCTACTTCACCGAGAACCAGAAGCCCGTGGTCCGCCACGGCCTGGTGCGCGCCGCGGACCCCGGTGGCGACGGCTACAAACGCTTCGCGATTACCGAGTCGGGCATCTCCCCGCGCAGCATCGTGGGCACGCCGGGCGCGATCTTCAAGGTCAGCGGGACCGAGCACGATGAGACCGGGTTGATCACCACCGACCCTCCCAAGCGCAAGGCGATATTCGAGAAGCGGATGCGCAAGATGCAGACCTACCTTAAGGAGGACGCGAAGCCGCCGCAGGTGTTCGGTTCTCCCGACGGCGTTCCGCTGCTGATCGGGTGGGGATCAACCAAGATGCCGCTGCTGGACGCGCAGGCGCGGCTCAGGTCGGAAGGAATGGAGACGTGCGTGATCTACTTCACGCACATCTGGCCGTTCCCGGTCCACCTGGTGGCGCCCCTGCTGCGGCAGGGGTCCGTGCTGATCGTCGTCGAGCAAAACTACTCCGGACAGCTCGCGGACGTGATCCAGCAGGAGTGTCTGATCGAGACGCGCCGCGTTCTCAAGTACAACGGGCGGCCGTTCTACACGGCGGACATCGCCGGGGGCGTGCGCCAGGTGCTCGCCGGAGGCCCGGGCGTCGTTCGGGTGGGCGAAGAGGCGCCGGACGCCGCTGTTGAGACAGTACCGGAGGGGGACTAG
- a CDS encoding 2-oxoacid:ferredoxin oxidoreductase subunit beta (catalyzes the coenzyme A dependent formation of succinyl-CoA from 2-oxoglutarate and ferredoxin), producing MSVASPEAARLWEQNAFPRHRIQWCPGCGDFGVLAALKMALMRIGVMPHEVLLVGGIGCSGQTRNYLNGNGFHGTHGGPLGYALGAKMVAPDLTVIALAGDGDTLAIGMESFIHVCRRDPAVTLILMNNGVYGLTRGQDSPTTGLGKIMEEHTEEHPPFVDPARLAITAGATFVAQSFSGDPRHCADIYAQAFRHPGFAMVNDFSPCVTYNKFNTAGWYREHSEHVPEGHDVSDKAAAWALLDDFDRRGKLPLGIIYRAPRRKKAHARLPIWEEELAGIDPEPMFSVFR from the coding sequence ATGAGCGTCGCGTCGCCGGAGGCCGCTCGGCTGTGGGAGCAGAACGCGTTTCCCAGGCACCGTATCCAGTGGTGTCCGGGATGCGGTGACTTCGGGGTCCTGGCCGCGCTGAAGATGGCCCTGATGAGGATAGGCGTAATGCCGCACGAGGTCCTCCTGGTTGGAGGGATAGGCTGCTCGGGCCAGACCCGCAACTACCTCAACGGCAACGGATTCCACGGCACTCACGGCGGTCCATTGGGATATGCTCTGGGCGCCAAGATGGTCGCCCCCGACCTCACCGTGATCGCGCTGGCCGGGGACGGCGACACGCTGGCCATAGGCATGGAGAGCTTCATCCATGTCTGCCGCCGCGACCCGGCGGTGACGCTGATTCTCATGAACAACGGCGTCTACGGATTGACCCGCGGTCAGGATTCCCCTACCACGGGCCTCGGCAAGATCATGGAGGAGCACACCGAAGAGCATCCACCGTTCGTTGATCCGGCGCGCCTGGCGATCACCGCGGGCGCGACCTTCGTGGCGCAATCGTTCTCCGGGGACCCAAGGCACTGTGCCGACATCTACGCCCAGGCCTTCCGGCACCCCGGTTTCGCCATGGTCAACGACTTCTCGCCGTGCGTCACATACAACAAGTTCAACACCGCCGGATGGTACAGGGAACACTCCGAGCACGTCCCCGAGGGACACGACGTATCGGACAAGGCCGCCGCGTGGGCGCTGCTAGACGATTTCGACCGGAGGGGGAAGCTGCCGCTGGGCATCATCTACCGCGCGCCCAGGCGCAAGAAGGCCCACGCGCGGCTTCCGATCTGGGAGGAAGAGCTTGCCGGGATAGACCCCGAGCCGATGTTCAGCGTGTTCCGCTAG
- a CDS encoding long-chain fatty acid--CoA ligase yields the protein MEDQALLESRPWLRHYEPGVPRTIAYPARPLQHLLDDAAERYPDRPAVTFFRRDLTYKALRDLADRFAGGLQALGLQRGERVSLHLPNCPQFVIAYYGTLKAGGVVVPFNPLYVEREIAGQLADSGASIAVTLDLFAWRVMAAKAGSRLAHVIVTRINEFFPAPLRLLYPLRARRRGEWPRITPDATTRPFNAVAAGAPLAVQADQRSTDTAVLLYTGGTTGTPKAAMLTHGNLVANAYQSAHWYVTPPDATGTTVGVLPLFHSYAMTVVMNGTLLKGGRMVLLPRFEAEAVLKIISRYKPDQLPGVPTLYNALASHPSVGRHDLTSVRACISGAAGLPSEVQSRFERVTGGSLVEGYGLTEASPVTHVNPLVGLRKPGSIGIPVPDTDARIVDLDGGTITLPIGEAGELVVRGPQVMAGYWNKLAETAAALRDEWLFTGDVARMDEDGFFYIVDRKKEMLITGGLNVYPREVEEVLFAHPAVMEAALVGVPDPHKGEVGKAFVVLRPGAQATAEEILAHCRERLARYKVPKEIEFRESLPKSLIGKVLRRVLAEEARAGQP from the coding sequence ATGGAGGACCAGGCCCTTCTGGAATCTCGGCCCTGGCTTCGGCACTACGAGCCAGGGGTGCCCAGGACCATCGCCTACCCGGCCCGGCCGCTGCAACACCTGCTGGACGATGCCGCCGAGCGGTATCCCGACCGCCCGGCGGTCACGTTCTTTCGCCGCGACCTGACCTACAAGGCGCTGCGCGACCTGGCCGACCGGTTTGCCGGAGGCCTCCAGGCGCTCGGCCTGCAGCGCGGCGAACGGGTGTCGCTCCACCTGCCCAACTGTCCTCAGTTCGTGATCGCCTACTATGGGACCCTGAAGGCCGGCGGCGTGGTCGTGCCCTTCAACCCGCTCTACGTGGAACGGGAGATCGCCGGGCAGCTCGCCGACAGCGGGGCCTCAATCGCCGTGACGCTCGACCTGTTCGCATGGCGCGTCATGGCCGCGAAGGCCGGCAGCCGCCTCGCGCACGTCATCGTTACGCGCATCAACGAGTTCTTCCCGGCGCCGCTGCGATTGCTGTATCCCCTGCGAGCCAGACGTCGCGGTGAGTGGCCCAGGATCACCCCTGATGCCACAACGCGTCCTTTCAATGCCGTGGCCGCCGGGGCTCCGCTGGCGGTGCAGGCAGATCAAAGGAGCACCGACACAGCGGTGCTGCTCTACACCGGAGGCACGACCGGCACACCCAAGGCCGCCATGCTCACCCACGGCAATCTGGTGGCCAACGCCTACCAGAGCGCGCACTGGTACGTAACGCCGCCGGACGCGACCGGCACGACCGTGGGCGTGCTGCCGCTCTTCCACTCCTACGCGATGACAGTCGTGATGAACGGCACCCTGCTGAAGGGCGGCCGCATGGTGCTCCTCCCGCGGTTCGAGGCGGAGGCCGTCCTCAAGATCATCTCCCGCTACAAGCCGGACCAGCTGCCAGGCGTCCCAACTCTCTACAACGCGCTGGCCAGCCATCCCTCGGTCGGCCGCCATGACCTCACCTCGGTTCGCGCGTGCATAAGCGGGGCCGCGGGGTTGCCCTCCGAGGTGCAGTCGCGCTTCGAGCGCGTCACCGGAGGAAGTCTCGTTGAGGGATACGGGCTCACCGAGGCCTCGCCGGTGACCCATGTCAATCCGCTGGTAGGGCTGCGCAAGCCCGGCAGCATCGGCATCCCGGTGCCGGACACCGACGCGCGGATCGTGGACCTCGATGGGGGGACCATCACGCTGCCGATCGGCGAGGCCGGCGAGCTGGTCGTGCGGGGACCGCAGGTGATGGCCGGCTACTGGAACAAGTTGGCCGAGACGGCGGCGGCGCTGCGCGACGAGTGGCTGTTCACCGGCGACGTCGCCAGGATGGACGAGGACGGGTTCTTCTACATAGTGGACCGCAAGAAGGAGATGCTGATCACCGGCGGCCTCAACGTCTACCCGCGGGAGGTTGAGGAGGTGCTCTTCGCGCACCCCGCGGTGATGGAGGCGGCGCTGGTGGGAGTGCCCGACCCTCACAAGGGTGAGGTAGGAAAGGCCTTCGTGGTGCTGCGGCCAGGGGCCCAGGCCACGGCCGAGGAGATCCTCGCCCACTGCAGGGAGCGTCTGGCCCGATACAAGGTCCCGAAAGAGATCGAGTTCCGGGAGAGCCTGCCCAAGTCCCTGATCGGAAAGGTGTTGCGCCGGGTGCTGGCCGAAGAAGCCCGCGCCGGGCAGCCCTAG